The genomic DNA CACGGTGGCAGCGCTCCGTCGCGACCCGGCTGGTGCGGACGGGCGGCCGCTGGCCACGCTGGCTGACCGACATCCTGTCGGTCCGGACCCAGCAGTGGCAGACCGCCCGGCTGGAGGCACTGGCGACCCGGTGCGACAGCATCATCGACAGCCTCCACGCCATCATGAGCAACCGGTCCAGGCGGACCATCGCCGGGGCTATGGAGCATCTGCGGGGCCTGTCCCAGGATGATCTCTGGCGCATCGGCGCGGCGATGTCTGTCGCGCCGCATCGCAGCCATTTCGAACGGTCGGCTATCCGGAGCGTCAGCGTCGATGAGGCGTATGACATCTGGGAGGACGCCGTCCGGCAGCTCATCGAGCTGACCGCCGCACAGGCAGGGCGGCCAGACCAGCGGCAGGACCGCGGCCTGTTCCGGCGCACCACGCTGGATGCGCCGTACGACACCGACCGGCCCATCGTGGACGCCTGGGCACGCATCACGCAGGCCCGGGATGGCATCCCCGACGAACTCAGGGAGGAGCTCCGGCAGGCATTCCCGCCCGCCGCCTCCGCGGCGCTCTGTTCCGCACTCGACCGGCACGTCCCTGGGCGGCCGGCGAGAAAGTCCTGAGGACGGGACATGTGGCCACTCCGGCACGGGCGATTAGCCCGCTGCCGGGGTGGCCGTCTTCTTTTCTATTGCATTATTATATTTTTATTCTATAATTGACTCGCCGTATCTGTAACAGCGGCGTCATCACATCCGTCCCTCGACGATTGGAAGACCATGCCCCCTAGCTGCACACTGGACGAGTCCGAGCGCGAGCGCCTGGAATTCACCAGAAGTGTCCTGGACGACCCCGGCTTCCAGCTGGGCCTGATCAGCTGTGTCGCCAGCGATCCTGGCGTCATCGGCAAGATCCTGAAGCACTCCGGCCGCATCGAACGCGCCGGAGCCGACAGCGACGCCATCATCGGCGCCCTGGCCGGCCACTGCACCGCGGTGGTGGGCGGCGTCCGGGCGGTCATGCTGGGCACGCTGCAGGAGCCGCCCGCACGTCCGGCGGCCGGCGTCCAGCGCCACGACGAGACCGGCGTCTCCGCCTGGGAGAAGTGGCGGGTCGCCGCAGCGGTCGCGACCGCGGTGTACTGCCGCCTCGGAGCCGTCAACGCCGGCCCCCTGACCGACGACCAGCACGCCGAGTGGATGGAGCGCATCGGACACCTCATGCGGGTGTACGGCGCGGCCCACTACAGCGGGCGCACCTTCACCGTCCTGGACGAGATCGGCCAGCACCTCCTGGCCGCCATGCTCGGCCTGACCGACGACGGTGAACTGGACGAGGAGAGCCGCTACCACGTGGACAGCACCGTCTGCCAGGTCTACGGCGGCCTGGCCCGGCGCTACATCGGCCGCGGCGTCATCACTGCCCCGCAGGTACTGGAGGCGCTGCAGCAGACCCTGTTGCCGGCCGACGCGCTGCAGCCGCTGCGCCTGGCCGTCCAGGAGGCCGCAGCCGGCTGACCTCTTCCGGGCCACCCCGGCGCGACATCGCTTCGCGCCGGGGTGGCCCACCCACAGCCCACCACCGGTGGGCTTTTGTATTGTTTAACACTACAGCCGATTGCCATCATGGCCGCTATACTGGAATCATGACTACCGTTATCTGTACCGGCTGCGGCATTGAGATCGCTATCGATAAGGCCATGGAAGGCCAGATTGAGGCCCGCGTGCTGGCCGCCGAACGCCACAAGCACGAACAGGAATTGGCAAAGATCAAGGCCGAGCAGGACAGCGCCATCAAGAAGGAGCGGGAAGAGGCAGAAGCCCTGGCCCGGCGCACCCTCGCCCGTGAAAAAGAAATGATGCACAAACAGGCCGAAGCCGACCTGGCATTTGAGAAGCAGAAACTGGCCATGGAAGCCGCCAGCGCCCAGAAAAAATCAGCCATCGAGCAGGAAAGCCTCATCAAGACGCTGCGCGACGACGCCGAGAGTGCCAAAGCCGACAGCAAAGCCCTCCGCGAGCAGCTGACCGAACTGACCCGCGAACTGCGCGAAGAGCGCAAGGCCAAGGAGAACGCCGAATTCGAGGCCCAGAAAAAGATTGCCGAGGAAGAGGCAAAGATCCGGCAGGAAGTGCAGAAATCGGCCGACGAGAAAGCCCGGCTTAACCTTGCCGCCAAGGAAAAGACCATCACCGACCTGCAGAAGGCCCTGGACGAAGCCCAGCGCAAGGCCGCCCAGGGCAGCCAGCAGCTCCAAGGCGAAATCATGGAGCTCGACCTGGAGGAGGCCTTGGCCGCGAATTTCCGCGACGACGAGATAGCGCCGGTGGCCAAAGGCGTGCGTGGCGGCGATATCATGCAGACCGTCAAGAGTCCGCGCGGCACCGGCTGCGGCAGTATCATCTGGGAAATCAAGCGGACCAAGAACTGGGTGGACGGCTGGATTCCTAAATTGAAAGAGGATGCGCGCAACGCCCGGGCATCCATCGCCATCATCGTCACCGAGGTCATGCCCAAGCACATTACTGAGGATATCGGCCAGCACAGCGGCGTCTGGATCTGCAAACCGCAACTGGCCATCGTACTAGGGGCACTGCTGCGCAAGAGCCTGCTTGACGCCGGCATGCAGAAAGCCATCGCCGAGAACCGCGGCGACAAGGCCGAAGCACTATACAACTTCGTCACCAGCCACGAGTTCATCCAGCAGATTGAGAGCATGGTCGAGACGTACCAGGAAATGACCACGCAGGTCACCAAAGAGCGCATCGCCTATGAAAAACTCTGGGCCCAGCGAGAAAAGCAAGCCCAGAAGCTGCTGATGGGCACCGCCAACATCATCGGCAGCATGCAAGGGCATGTCGGACAGGCGGCCATGCTGCGCATCAAGGGCTTGGAGCTGGGTGATGGGGTGGAGGAGCTGGAGCAGGCGGCTCTGGTGTAATCATCGGCCTACAGCCGCGCAGGGTCGGGCGTGGCAATCCAGCAGCTGCTATCCATACTGCCGTGACCCTCAGTCGGACCACTTGCGGGTGGCGTGGAGCTGAAATTCGGCCAGCTCGGCAACGACACTACGGGGCCGGTAAGACATTTCTGGTTCTGCCCCCCAAGCAGATAGGTAATCCACCAGGGATGCGGCTGGCCATCCAGGTTCACGCCGCCGATGTACTCGAAGGTGGCCCCGATC from Candidatus Saccharibacteria bacterium includes the following:
- a CDS encoding DUF2130 domain-containing protein; this encodes MTTVICTGCGIEIAIDKAMEGQIEARVLAAERHKHEQELAKIKAEQDSAIKKEREEAEALARRTLAREKEMMHKQAEADLAFEKQKLAMEAASAQKKSAIEQESLIKTLRDDAESAKADSKALREQLTELTRELREERKAKENAEFEAQKKIAEEEAKIRQEVQKSADEKARLNLAAKEKTITDLQKALDEAQRKAAQGSQQLQGEIMELDLEEALAANFRDDEIAPVAKGVRGGDIMQTVKSPRGTGCGSIIWEIKRTKNWVDGWIPKLKEDARNARASIAIIVTEVMPKHITEDIGQHSGVWICKPQLAIVLGALLRKSLLDAGMQKAIAENRGDKAEALYNFVTSHEFIQQIESMVETYQEMTTQVTKERIAYEKLWAQREKQAQKLLMGTANIIGSMQGHVGQAAMLRIKGLELGDGVEELEQAALV